One Hemitrygon akajei unplaced genomic scaffold, sHemAka1.3 Scf000053, whole genome shotgun sequence DNA window includes the following coding sequences:
- the LOC140721254 gene encoding uncharacterized protein, whose protein sequence is MVHQQVHTEEWLFTCSDCGKGFTKSSKLKLHQRVHTGERPFTCLDCGKGFTGSYQLKVHQRIHTGERPFTCSDCGKGFTCSSKLKVHQRVHTGERPFTCSDCGKGFTCSSKLKVHQRVHTGERPFTCSDCGKGFTQSSHLHAHRSVHTGERPFTCSYCGEGFILSSQLLRHQSVHTGERPFTCSVCGKGFTQSSTLMAHQRVHNVERPFTCSVCGKGFTCSPDLKVHQRVHTGERPFRCSDCGKGFTCSPDLKVHQRVHTGERPFTCSDCGKGFTCSSQLKIHQRVHTGERPFTCSDCGKGFTQSSHLTVHQRVHTGERPFTCSVCGKGFTSSSHLLAHQRVHTGERPFTCSVCGKGFTRSSDLLAHQRVHTGERPFTCLDCGKGFTQSSELKVHQRVHTGERPFTCSDCGKGFTRSSKLKVHQRAHTGEKPFTCSDCGKGFTQSYHLQAHRSVHTGEWPFICSYCGEGFTSSSQLLRHQSVHTGERPFTCSMCGKGFTQSSTLMAHQRVHTGERPFTCSVCGKGFISSPEVKVHQRVHTGERPFRCSDCGKGFTLSSHLMVHQRVHTGERPFTCSVCGKGFTQSSNLLAHQRVHTGERPFTCSDCGKGFTRSSHLLAHQRVHTGERPFTCSDCGKGFTRSSHLLAHQRVHTGERPFTCSDCGKGFTRSFELKVHQRVHTGERPFTCSDCGKKFTQSSQLKVHQRVHTGERPFTCSDCGKGFTQSSQLKVHQRVHTGQGHSAAQTVGRDSLSQPTYKHTGQFTLGRGRSQTQA, encoded by the coding sequence atGGTTCACCAGCAAGTCCACACTGAGgagtggctgttcacctgctcagactgtgggaaaggattcactaagtcatctaaactgaagctacatcagagagttcacactggggagagaccatttacctgcttggactgtggaaaaggattcacTGGCTCATACCAACTGAAAGTACATCaaagaattcacactggagagaggccgttcacctgctcagactgtgggaagggattcacttgctcatctaaactgaaggtacatcagcgagttcacactggggagaggccgttcacctgctcagactgtgggaagggattcacttgctcatctaaactgaaggtacatcagcgagttcacactggggagaggccattcacctgctcagactgtgggaagggattcactcagtcatcccacctgcatgcacacaggtcagttcacacgggggagaggccgtttacctgctcatactgtggggagggtttcatTTTGTCATCgcagctactgagacaccagtcagttcacactggggagaggccattcacctgctcagtgtgtgggaagggattcactcagtcatccaccctaatggctcaccagcgagttcacaatgtggagcggccgttcacctgctccgtctgtgggaagggattcacttgttcacctgacctgaaggtacatcagagagttcacactggggaacggccattcagatgctcagactgtgggaagggattcacttgttcacctgacctgaaagtacatcagagagttcacactggggaaaggccgttcacatgctcagactgtgggaagggattcacctgctcatcccaactgaagatacatcagagagttcacactggggagaggccattcacctgctcagactgtgggaagggattcactcagtcatctcacctaacggttcatcagcgagttcacacaggggagcggccattcacatgctcagtctgtgggaaaggattcacttcgtcatcccacctattggcacaccagcgagttcacacaggggagcggccattcacctgctcagtctgtggtaagggattcactcggtcatccgacctattggcacaccagcgagttcacactggggagcggccattcacctgcttagactgtgggaagggattcactcagtcatctgaactgaaggtacatcagagagttcacactggggaacggccgttcacctgctcagactgtgggaagggattcacacggtcatctaaactgaaggtacatcagcgagctcacactggagagaagccattcacctgctcagactgtgggaagggattcactcaatcataccacctacaagcacacaggtcagttcacacgggggagtggccattcatctgctcatactgtggggagggattcacttcgtcatcgcagctgctgagacaccagtcagttcacactggggagaggccgttcacctgctcaatgtgtgggaagggattcactcagtcatccaccctaatggctcaccaacgagttcacactggggagcggccattcacctgctccgtctgtgggaagggattcatttcttCACCTGaagtgaaggtacatcagagagttcacactggggaacggccgttcagatgctcagactgtgggaagggattcactttgtcatctcacCTAAtggttcatcagcgagttcacacaggggagcggccattcacctgctcagtctgtgggaagggattcactcagtcatccaacctattggcacaccagcgagttcacacaggggagcggccattcacctgttcagactgtggtaagggattcactcggtcatctcacctattggcacaccagcgagttcacactggggagcggccattcacctgttcagactgtggtaagggattcactcggtcatctcacctattggcacaccagcgagttcacactggggagcggccattcacctgttcagactgtggtaagggattcactcggtcatttgaactgaaggtacaccagcgagttcacactggggaacggccgttcacctgctcagactgtgggaagaaattcactcagtcatctcaactgaaggtacatcagcgagttcacactggagagaggccgttcacctgctcagactgtgggaagggattcactcagtcatcccaactgaaggtacatcagcgagttcacactgggcaaggccattcagctgctcagactgtgggaagggattcactcagtcagcccacctacaagcacactggtcagttcacactggggagaggccgttcacagaCTCAAGCCTGA